From Danio aesculapii chromosome 18, fDanAes4.1, whole genome shotgun sequence, a single genomic window includes:
- the cers3b gene encoding ceramide synthase 2 codes for MLSEWFWWDRLWLPRPVTWADLQDGEGCVYARASHLYIILPVAVLLLGLRALYERLIAVPLAQALGVKDKIRKRASHNPLLETYYRTHSKHPTQADVKGVCKKLGWSERQVERWFRRRRNQDRPGVQKKFKEASWRFAFYLCSSFGGVLALYDKPWFYDLREVWAGFPKQSLLDSQYWYYITEMSFYGSLLFSVAADVKRKDFKEQLVHHWATLTLLSFSWCANYIRIGTLVMLVHDTSDVLLESAKMFNYARWETTCNSVFVVFALVFMVTRLIIFPFWLIHCTWVYPLDQFEPFFGYYFFNAMLTVLLFLHVFWASLILRMVKKFLFGNLKGDERSDEEEDEGSEEEYTHAYTNGSGNGLSNGH; via the exons ATGCTCAGTGAGTGGTTTTGGTGGGACCGGCTGTGGTTGCCGAGGCCAGTGACGTGGGCGGATCTACAGGATGGTGAGGGGTGTGTCTACGCTCGTGCATCCCACTTGTACATAATTCTACCTGTAGCAGTGCTGCTGCTCGGCTTAAGAGCATTATATGAAAG GCTAATCGCAGTGCCACTCGCTCAGGCTCTTGGGGTTAAAGACAAAATTCGCAAGAGAGCGTCACACAACCCACTACTGGAAACATACTACAGAACACACTCTAAACACCCAACACAG GCGGATGTAAAAGGTGTGTGTAAAAAGCTGGGCTGGTCAGAAAGGCAGGTGGAGCGTTGGTTCCGCCGGAGGAGGAATCAAGACAGACCCGGAGTACAAAAGAAATTCAAAGAAGCCAG CTGGCGGTTTGCCTTTTATCTGTGCTCGTCTTTTGGAGGAGTGCTGGCTCTATATGAT AAACCGTGGTTTTATGATCTACGTGAAGTGTGGGCAGGATTTCCCAAACAA tcacTGCTGGACTCTCAATATTGGTATTACATCACTGAGATGAGTTTTTATGGTTCTTTACTGTTCAGCGTGGCTGCAGATGTAAAACGGAAG gATTTTAAGGAGCAGTTAGTGCATCATTGGGCCACTTTAACACTCCTGTCCTTCTCATGGTGTGCCAACTACATCCGCATTGGCACCCTGGTAATGCTGGTGCACGACACATCTGATGTCCTGCTcgag TCtgctaaaatgttcaattacGCCAGATGGGAGACGACCTGTAACAGTGTCTTTGTGGTGTTCGCGCTGGTCTTCATGGTAACCAGACTAATTATCTTCCCTTTCTG GCTGATTCACTGTACGTGGGTTTATCCTCTGGACCAGTTTGAACCCTTTTTCGGCTATTACTTCTTTAACGCCATGCTTACGGTGCTGCTGTTTTTGCACGTGTTCTGGGCCTCCCTCATCCTCCGCATGGTCAAAAAGTTTCTCTTTGGGAAT